The Deltaproteobacteria bacterium region ACCTGGTCGAGACTCGCGCGTTCGAGGAGCTCGATGGCGCGGTGCCAAAGGCCGCGCTCTGGAAGGCGAAGAAGTCTTTGACCTCGAGGCCGAACGCGCGCGCCGGCTCGATCAGCGTCGAGACCGAGGGGCTTCCCTGGCCTCGCTGCAAGAGCATCCCGTTCGACTTTTCGAACACGCGGTCGCCACGCGGCGTCTGAGCCACGGTGAGGCCCGCAGGCCTCGCACTACCGCAGCTCCAGCCCGATCAGCTGCAGCCGGTGGGCGATGTCGTCGAAGGTGTCTTCGAGGAACTGATCGATCGGCCCAAAGGGCGAGGCGGTCGCGTGACGAAAGAGGCGCCAGAGCTCCCCCACGAAGCCTTCGACGCGGGTGCGCTCGGCCGGCGTCGCGCTACGGAAACGATCGGCGAGGTAGATGACCCCGAAGCCGGCGTGCCGCGATTCGTCGCGCAGCACGAGCCGGATGATGTCGCGCATCAACGGATCGGGGCTCTCAGTCTGGAAGCGCTGGAAAATGCCAACGGCGATGCCCTCGAGGAAGATCTGCATGCCAACGATCTTCTCGCCGTAGTGGTCGGAGTCGAGGAGGCGATGAACTAGCTCTTCGAGCGGCCGGTTGATCGGCGCCTCGGCACCGAGCTTGTCGAGGTAGCGCCCAAACACCTCCACGTGGCGCGCCTCGTCGATGATCTGGCCGGCGAGACAGAATTTAGTCTCCATCTCGGGGACCATGTTAAGGAGCTGCGCGCAGAGCGCGAGCGCGGCCTGCTCGCCCACGAAGAGCTGGGTGAAGGTCAAGGCCCGCTGCTCGGCGCGGAGCCGGTCGAAATCTTCGCGGCTGAAGTAGCGCTTGACCGCTTCGTAGGTCTCCTCCGAATAGTTCCGGATCGGGCGCGACCAGTCGATCTCGGTCGAAGCGTTCCATTGGTAGGCCTTGAGCTTCTCGTACAGCTCAGCCTCGCCGGGGATCTCGATCGAAAGTTTGGGGTGCAATGCTGGACGCGCTTCGGTCATGTGACGATCCTCCACAGCAAGAGCACGGACATCGTGCCGAGGGCGACGGCGTTCACGGTGAAGATCACGCTCCGCCAGGGCTGCAACGCGGCCAGGTAGAAGACCGTGTGCAGGAACCGTGAGACGGTGAAGACGAGGAAGAGCCACCACGCGACCGTGGCGGAGCCCCCGCTCAAGGCGAAGAGTAGCCCGACCCCTAAGAAGGGGAGGATGTTCTCGACGTCGTTCTGGTGGGCGCGGCGGACGCGTTCGATCAGCTCATCGGGGGGACGGGGAGTCCTACCGAGAAGCCGATAGTCCTCGGGAGCGATGTGGACGCCGCGGACGTTCCGCAGCACCCCGACGAGCGTCGCCATGAGGAGCATCTTGAGCGTCAGGATCGCCGCGCAGATCGTGAAGAGACTCAAGGTGGGCTCCGATAGCGGATTGGCCATGGCGGTTCTTCCGCACTCAGGCGAACATCGCGCGGGCGAGATCTCGTGTCCTCGGATTGATCCTGCAGACCAGAAACTTCCCCTGCCGTTCGGCCGTGATCAGCTCGGCGTTCACGAGCTCCCTCACGTGGTGCGAGATCGTCGGTGAGCCGATCCTGAGCGACCGGAGCGAGCGCACGACGTCCGCGAGGTGGCAGCCACAGCCGACGTCGAGCCTAGCTTCCTCGTTCTTCAGGATCTCCGCGTAGATCCGCAGCCGATTCGGATTCGAGAGCGCCCTGAATATCCTCGCCAAACGCCCAGCATCAGCCACGCCTCGACAATCATCGAAGTGTCGAGCCAAGTCAAGGCCCTGTCCGTCGCGGAGCGCTGGCGCCGGCCGGAGCTAATCGAGCCGGATGCCGCAGTGACGGGTAGCATCGACGCCCCCGCCGGTGGGCCTGCGTAGCAGGCCCGCGATCACGGTTCCCGCGCCCCGGGCACGGAGGCGGGCGCTCCTGAGAAGAGCGGGGGGCGGTGCACGTTGCGCCACGGCGTTTGCGCATGCGATGGTCCGCACATGGCCTTCGACCTCATCCTCGACCACGGCACCGTGCTCGACGGCACCGGCCGTGACGGCTTCCCAGCCTCGGTCGCAATCGCCGACGGCCGCATCGCCGCGGTCGGCGTGCTCGACGATGCCAGCGCCGCGCGACGCCTCGACTGCACCGGCCAGGTGATCGCTCCAGGCTTCATCGACATGCACTCGCACAGCGACTGGGTGATCCCGCAGCCCGACCACGCCGAGGTGCTGGCGCCGCTGCTCGAGCAGGGCATCACCACGATCGTCGCCGGCAACTGCGGCTGCTCGCCGGCGCCGTACCTGCCGGGCAACCAGGCGTTGCTGCCGCTCGTCGGGCGCATGCTGCACGACCACGACCTCGACTACGGCTGGAGCGGCATGGGCAGCTTCCTCGCCGCCCTC contains the following coding sequences:
- a CDS encoding N-acyl-D-amino acid deacylase, producing the protein MAFDLILDHGTVLDGTGRDGFPASVAIADGRIAAVGVLDDASAARRLDCTGQVIAPGFIDMHSHSDWVIPQPDHAEVLAPLLEQGITTIVAGNCGCSPAPYLPGNQALLPLVGRMLHDHDLDYGWSGMGSFLAALERRGLALNVAQLVGHGTARAAVKGAEPGPATPDEVAAMADLVRAALDEGAIG
- a CDS encoding winged helix-turn-helix transcriptional regulator, with product MARIFRALSNPNRLRIYAEILKNEEARLDVGCGCHLADVVRSLRSLRIGSPTISHHVRELVNAELITAERQGKFLVCRINPRTRDLARAMFA
- a CDS encoding MAPEG family protein, whose protein sequence is MANPLSEPTLSLFTICAAILTLKMLLMATLVGVLRNVRGVHIAPEDYRLLGRTPRPPDELIERVRRAHQNDVENILPFLGVGLLFALSGGSATVAWWLFLVFTVSRFLHTVFYLAALQPWRSVIFTVNAVALGTMSVLLLWRIVT